From Triticum urartu cultivar G1812 chromosome 2, Tu2.1, whole genome shotgun sequence, a single genomic window includes:
- the LOC125539461 gene encoding uncharacterized protein LOC125539461 isoform X2 has translation MSSFAVVSDNGDEDACVGENSVVVPVKSEEDARKGEASVVVSGEGEGTCKGKASVMVSGKGKDAVKPSCTAQYPCVKRLRERRLLSFLLDQGFDGAFRELNRETGVLFNVEHIRRLVRRGQWDDALMYLNTFLPPFISERRSFRARIFNNFLLMHHRFANVVAGNKDMHLDKQYADGRSSSTRAERRFRSMNYSILAPDSGHLRAAIDWDKVRSHAACLIPELAHRTPELKRRTVLPSRCMMPHDVLPIGTGLFLRRRVKKQGPQPPKTDAIITAIKHQRYCRLVRDSSIGSKDEALELLVNYLDQTLQAGLPRGCTLSYDFQPSGKEGAPICQIISGTLKVHAENPGISTPTNAGTKRLIQEGYHTHNQMDGLPTVEDDIEAKRQRTAGTFGEKSSVPAFGGRASTDANTLVNFRPKLRPVCSM, from the exons ATGAGTTCCTTCGCCGTGGTCTCCGACAATGGCGACGAGGACGCCTGCGTGGGGGAGAACTCCGTCGTGGTCCCCGTCAAGAGCGAGGAGGACGCCCGcaagggcgaggcctccgtcgtggtCTCCGGCGAGGGCGAGGGCACCTGCAAGGGTAAGGCCTCCGTCATGGTCTCCGGCAAGGGCAAGGACGCCGTCAAGCCCTCATGTACGGCGCAGTATCCCTGCGTCAAGCGGCTTCGTGAGCGGCGcctcctctccttcctcctggaccaAGGCTTCGACGGCGCCTTCAGAGA GCTGAATCGCGAGACGGGGGTGCTGTTCAACGTGGAGCACATCCGGCGGCTGGTGAGGCGGGGACAATGGGATGACGCCCTCATGTACCTCAACACCTTCCTGCCGCCGTTCATCAGTGAACGTCGGAGCTTCCGCGCCAGGATCTTCAACAACTTCCTCCTCATGCACCACCGCTTCGCCAACGTCGTCGCCGGCAACAAGGACATGCACCTGGACAAGCAGTACGCCGACGGCCGCAGCAGCTCCACCCGCGCCGAGCGCAGGTTCCGCTCCATGAACTACTCCATACTCGCCCCGGATTCGGGCCACCTCAGGGCCGCCATCGACTGGGACAAGGTGAGGAGCCACGCAGCGTGTCTTATCCCCGAGTTGGCTCACCGTACTCCGGAGCTGAAACGCCGGACGGTGTTGCCGTCCCGCTGCATGATGCCGCACGATGTACTCCCCATTGGGACCGG TTTGTTCCTGAGGCGTCGGGTGAAGAAACAAGGCCCCCAGCCGCCAAAAACAGACGCTATCATCACTGCCATAAAACA CCAGCGGTATTGCCGCCTCGTTAGGGATTCGAGCATTG GATCGAAagatgaagcactggaactgctGGTCAATTACCTAG ATCAGACTTTGCAGGCTGGTCTACCTAGAGGTTGCACACTAAGCTATGACTTTCAACCAAGTGGGAAGGAAG GTGCTCCAATCTGCCAGATCATTTCTGGTACCTTGAAAGTTCATGCTGAAAACCCTGGGATCTCAACACCGACAAATGCAG GCACAAAGCGTTTAATACAAGAAGGTTATCATACTCATAATCAAATGGATGGACTGCCAACCGTTGAGGATGATATTGAGGCAAAGAGGCAACGAACGGCTGGGACATTTGGTGAAAAAAGTTCG GTGCCGGCGTTTGGAGGCCGAGCATCCACCGATGCCAACACACTGGTGAACTTCAGGCCGAAGCTGAGGCCCGTCTGCTCCATGTGA
- the LOC125539461 gene encoding uncharacterized protein LOC125539461 isoform X1, translated as MSSFAVVSDNGDEDACVGENSVVVPVKSEEDARKGEASVVVSGEGEGTCKGKASVMVSGKGKDAVKPSCTAQYPCVKRLRERRLLSFLLDQGFDGAFRELNRETGVLFNVEHIRRLVRRGQWDDALMYLNTFLPPFISERRSFRARIFNNFLLMHHRFANVVAGNKDMHLDKQYADGRSSSTRAERRFRSMNYSILAPDSGHLRAAIDWDKVRSHAACLIPELAHRTPELKRRTVLPSRCMMPHDVLPIGTGLFLRRRVKKQGPQPPKTDAIITAIKHQRYCRLVRDSSIGSKDEALELLVNYLDQTLQAGLPRGCTLSYDFQPSGKEVQLAADASDAPSEQTMLGTSTDNVKVHATSLVKISGAPICQIISGTLKVHAENPGISTPTNAGTKRLIQEGYHTHNQMDGLPTVEDDIEAKRQRTAGTFGEKSSVPAFGGRASTDANTLVNFRPKLRPVCSM; from the exons ATGAGTTCCTTCGCCGTGGTCTCCGACAATGGCGACGAGGACGCCTGCGTGGGGGAGAACTCCGTCGTGGTCCCCGTCAAGAGCGAGGAGGACGCCCGcaagggcgaggcctccgtcgtggtCTCCGGCGAGGGCGAGGGCACCTGCAAGGGTAAGGCCTCCGTCATGGTCTCCGGCAAGGGCAAGGACGCCGTCAAGCCCTCATGTACGGCGCAGTATCCCTGCGTCAAGCGGCTTCGTGAGCGGCGcctcctctccttcctcctggaccaAGGCTTCGACGGCGCCTTCAGAGA GCTGAATCGCGAGACGGGGGTGCTGTTCAACGTGGAGCACATCCGGCGGCTGGTGAGGCGGGGACAATGGGATGACGCCCTCATGTACCTCAACACCTTCCTGCCGCCGTTCATCAGTGAACGTCGGAGCTTCCGCGCCAGGATCTTCAACAACTTCCTCCTCATGCACCACCGCTTCGCCAACGTCGTCGCCGGCAACAAGGACATGCACCTGGACAAGCAGTACGCCGACGGCCGCAGCAGCTCCACCCGCGCCGAGCGCAGGTTCCGCTCCATGAACTACTCCATACTCGCCCCGGATTCGGGCCACCTCAGGGCCGCCATCGACTGGGACAAGGTGAGGAGCCACGCAGCGTGTCTTATCCCCGAGTTGGCTCACCGTACTCCGGAGCTGAAACGCCGGACGGTGTTGCCGTCCCGCTGCATGATGCCGCACGATGTACTCCCCATTGGGACCGG TTTGTTCCTGAGGCGTCGGGTGAAGAAACAAGGCCCCCAGCCGCCAAAAACAGACGCTATCATCACTGCCATAAAACA CCAGCGGTATTGCCGCCTCGTTAGGGATTCGAGCATTG GATCGAAagatgaagcactggaactgctGGTCAATTACCTAG ATCAGACTTTGCAGGCTGGTCTACCTAGAGGTTGCACACTAAGCTATGACTTTCAACCAAGTGGGAAGGAAG TTCAACTTGCTGCGGATGCTTCTGATGCTCCGTCAGAGCAGACCATGCTTGGCACATCCACAGATAATGTTAAAGTCCATGCCACATCGTTAGTGAAAATTTCTG GTGCTCCAATCTGCCAGATCATTTCTGGTACCTTGAAAGTTCATGCTGAAAACCCTGGGATCTCAACACCGACAAATGCAG GCACAAAGCGTTTAATACAAGAAGGTTATCATACTCATAATCAAATGGATGGACTGCCAACCGTTGAGGATGATATTGAGGCAAAGAGGCAACGAACGGCTGGGACATTTGGTGAAAAAAGTTCG GTGCCGGCGTTTGGAGGCCGAGCATCCACCGATGCCAACACACTGGTGAACTTCAGGCCGAAGCTGAGGCCCGTCTGCTCCATGTGA